One window of Chryseobacterium sp. JJR-5R genomic DNA carries:
- a CDS encoding 1-acyl-sn-glycerol-3-phosphate acyltransferase: MKKLLGKLILKLMGWEVVLQGDVNSLNRCILVVAPHTHNMEYILGNLAYWSLNKPLKIIIKDAHTKAWYGSAVRGLGGIGIDRSQKNDLVNFVAQQFAKDDFSLVITPEGTRSWVPKWRKGFYHMALAAKVPIVLAAGDFKRNRVYLGYTIPYERIASVPFTEIMQEIQDYYIKNDIVPKIPENWNPNIMGNETEARG, translated from the coding sequence ATGAAAAAGCTGCTGGGCAAGCTAATACTGAAATTAATGGGCTGGGAAGTGGTCTTACAGGGTGACGTAAACAGCCTGAACCGATGCATTCTGGTGGTAGCCCCTCATACCCATAATATGGAATATATTCTGGGCAACCTGGCCTACTGGTCTTTAAACAAACCCCTTAAAATCATTATCAAGGATGCCCACACCAAGGCATGGTACGGAAGTGCCGTAAGAGGTCTGGGCGGAATCGGTATCGACAGGAGCCAGAAAAACGACCTGGTAAATTTTGTAGCCCAACAATTTGCCAAAGATGATTTCAGCCTGGTAATCACACCCGAAGGAACACGCAGCTGGGTCCCGAAATGGAGAAAAGGATTTTACCACATGGCACTGGCCGCAAAAGTCCCGATTGTTCTGGCAGCCGGGGATTTTAAAAGGAACAGGGTGTATCTGGGATATACCATTCCTTATGAAAGAATTGCTTCGGTACCGTTCACGGAAATCATGCAGGAAATCCAGGATTATTATATCAAAAATGATATTGTCCCGAAAATACCGGAAAACTGGAACCCTAATATCATGGGGAACGAAACGGAGGCACGGGGTTGA
- a CDS encoding PaaI family thioesterase yields the protein MTGTKEEILAFINSWGEETFAKTLDIQFTDIDLEHETLTATMPVLPRIHQPFGIMHGGASCVLAETMGSSLSNIFIDGEKYYGVGTNINTNHLRSKKSGMVTAVARFIRKGRSMHVSEIEIRDEKDQLISHTTMTNTIINK from the coding sequence ATGACAGGAACCAAAGAGGAAATACTGGCTTTCATCAACAGCTGGGGCGAAGAGACCTTTGCCAAAACACTGGATATACAGTTTACAGATATTGATCTGGAGCATGAAACATTAACGGCTACCATGCCCGTTTTACCGAGAATCCATCAGCCTTTCGGGATTATGCACGGCGGCGCAAGCTGTGTTCTGGCTGAAACCATGGGATCCAGCCTGTCCAATATCTTTATTGACGGCGAGAAGTATTACGGCGTAGGCACCAACATCAATACAAACCACCTGAGAAGCAAAAAGAGCGGAATGGTAACCGCCGTTGCCAGATTCATCAGGAAAGGGAGAAGCATGCATGTTTCTGAAATAGAAATCCGTGACGAGAAAGACCAGCTGATCAGCCACACCACGATGACGAATACAATTATCAACAAATAA